A segment of the Agarivorans albus genome:
ATGTAGTTAAGAATTGCCAAATCGGTTTGTGGCGTAAACACCATGCCGTTATCGGCTAATTCAAAACTGCGATGTTCAAAGGTAGACAGTACGTGAACTTTAACGTGGGGCGCAGACAAGCGGCGATCAGTTAAGCGAGACCACAAAATTGGGTGCATTTCTGCCATGTTAGAGCCCCAAAGCACAAACGAATCTGCAGCTTCAAGATCATCGTAACAGCCCATAGGCTCATCAATACCAAAGGTGCGCATAAAACCACCAACAGCCGAAGCCATACAGTGACGCGCATTAGGGTCGATATTGTTAGTTAAAAAGCCGGCTTTATGTAGTTTAGCTGCAGCGTAACCTTCCCAAACAGTCCATTGGCCAGAGCCAAACATACCTACAGAAGTTGGGCCTTTATCGGCAAGTGCTTTTTTCCACTTCTCCGCCATAATGTCGAAGGCTTGATCCCAAGAAACCGGAGCAAACTCGCCATTTTTATCAAACTTGCCATCTTTCATACGTAATAAAGGCGTGGTTAAACGGTCTTTACCGTACATAATTTTTGAAAGGAAGTAGCCTTTAATACAGTTAAGGCCTTTGTTTACCGGAGACTCGGGGTCGCCTTGTGTGGCAACAACTTTGCCGTTCTGAGAGCCAACTAAAACACTACAGCCAGTACCACAAAAACGACAAGGAGCTTTATCCCATTTCACTTTTGTTTCTTCTGACGAAGTAATTAAGTTGGTGGCACTTGCAGGTAAACTAATACCAGCAACGGTGGCTGCGGCACTTACCGCATTCGCTTTAACAAACTGTCGGCGAGTCCATTTCATGATACTTCCTCATTAGCTGATTCAAATTGGTGAAATACTAGGTTGCTGCTTAGTACCGCTTCCAATTTTCCGATGTCTTCTAGGGTGGTTACTATGTTATTGCGCGTCTGGCTTTCTATAGAAACAACGATTTTCCCCTCGGGGTTAAAACCATGTACTTCTAGTCCTTCCAGGTCGCTAATTTGATCGATGACTTCTTTAATACGGTCTGGTTGGCACAACACCACCGCACTACTAATATGGTACTCTTCGTTCATCCAACTTCCTTTATTTCAATGGCTTGGCTTGGACATACTGAAATACAAGCCCCGCAACTGTTGCAGTGCTCAGAATTAATTTGTACCTCTGCTTTTCCCGCTAGTAATGGCTTAATGCTAATGGCCCTTTGCTCACAGGTGTCGCTACACGTTCGGCAATAAACACCGTTTTGTGCCAGACACTTAGAGGCATTAACGTCAACAGAATTAGACCAAGCAGGTTGCTGCTTCGGGTGAAACAAAGACTCGGGGCAAGACGTTGCACAGTCGTAACAAAATGTGCACTCACCTTTGGTGAAATCAACTGCTGGAAAACCGCCATTACCCTTAACAATAATCTGTTCAGGGCATGCTTTGACGCATTCTCCACATTGAGTACAGCCAGCTTCAATAGACTGTTGTAACCAAGGTAGAGAGTGATGTTGTTTACTGCGAAGCGCTTTGTTAGTACTAAACATACGACGTTTAGACAGGTCTACAGACATCAATTTTCCTTACGAAATCAGGCTTTAACATTACTGGTAAAACCACCCTAAATTTCTTGGGGTTAAGCGTAAATTTTATTAACAATCAAAAACATACCCCTTAAGGGGTGTTTGCTCAAATGATTGATTTAGATCAAGTATAGTGCGTGATTTCTATCACGCACTAAAACTTATCCGCCTATTGATGCGAGATGTGGAGTAGCGCCGGTATTACCGTCGTGGAGGAAATGACTAACTTTTTTGGTTTGTAATGCGTCTTCAATACGCTTGCTTAATACGTCTATTTGAGAAGGGTTTTGCAGCAAATCGCGCAGCTCTACCCCCTCTTCACCAAACAAGCATAAATGTAGTTTGCCTTGTGAAGAAACGCGTAGGCGATTACAGGTAGCACAAAAATCTTTGGAATACGGCATGATAAGGCCAATTTTGCCGGCGTAATCAGGGTGCTGAAAGACTTGAGCAGGCCCAGCGTTATGAGCTCGAATTTGCTGCTCCCAACCTTCGTTGAGTAGCAGTTGTTTAAATCCAGAGCCAGCAACATGATGTTTGTGGAAATAATCGGGCTGATCACCCATTTGCATTAACTCAATGAAACGGACTTCAACCGGGCGGTCTTTAATCCACTCCAAATACTTTCGAAAGTTTTGCTGGGCCATCTGCTTTATGAGCACAGCATTGAGTTTTACCGCAGTAAAGTCTTGCTCTAGTGCTGCATCAATTCCGGCCATCACTTTAGTGAAAGTTTTGGTACCAGTGATCAACTCAAACTGACGTGAATCTAAGCTATCAACACTTACATTTACATGAGTAAGCCCAGCATCACGCCAGCGCTTAGCGTTATTCGCCAGTTTAAAGCCGTTGGTAGTCATCGCAAGTTGCTGAATGCCGGCAGTATTTGCGCATACTTCCATAATCTCGACTAAATCTTTTCTTAGGCTTGGCTCTCCGCCGGTAAGACGAATTTTGTTTGTGCCTAATTTAGCGAAGCATTCAGCAAGCTGAGCTATCTCAGATAAATTGAGATTATTATGGGGCGTTTCGCAATGATAACCATCAGGTAAGCAATAGTTACATTTGAAGTTACATTCGTCGGTAAGCGACAAACGCAAATAGAAAAATTTTCGGGAAAATGAATCCGATAACATAAATCAACCTTTCCAAATGCGGGAGGCAAAGCCATTTCTGCACTCTACCCTGCTTAGTCGATGCTAAGGGTCTAAACGCCATATCATTGTGACTTAGGTCGATTTAGACTTCGGTGATACTTTAATGCTAAGCAATAAATCTTAATTTGTTAAGTGCTTTCTTAAACGGTTACACTGGCTTTGTGATATTTGTCGGTTAACTTTATTGAATTAAAAGGACTTATTTTTGAAACGTTTTTTTGGCAAACGCTCCATAGGCACAGCGGTAATCCGCTTGTTAAGTGTGATGATGTTCCTTTTTGCCTTAGTAGCAATTGGTTCGTTAACCACCTTGGTGAACAGCCTAAATGATGCAGAAGCGATAAATATAGCTGGCTCTTTGCGTATGCAAAGTTACCGAATGGCACATGCTTTAAATGTTTACGACAAAGAAGTAGAACGTAAAATTCAACAATTTGAAACCTCGTTAAACAGTGATGCTTTAACTAAAGCCGCCGAGCAAGATGATGCAATTAACCAGCGCTACCAAAAAGTTAAACAACGCTGGGTACAACTAAAACCCTTTGTGATAGAAAAGAACATTGATGAATTTGACCGCCAAATTGTGGGATTTGTCGACCTAATCGACGAATTTGTTGCAGAAACCCAATATAACTCCGAAGCCAAAGTATTCTCACTAACCCTGCTTCAATTAATTGCCTTTGCCATCATCACATTTATTGCCGTTTACACGCTTTGGTACATTCAAAAGAATATTTCCAAACCCATTTATCGATTAGTAGAAGCAGCCAAGCAAGTGCAACAAGGTGACTTTAAAATCTCTGTGCCAACCCGCTACGCCAGCATCGAAATGGAAACCTTGGCAAAAGGCATTATGTCTATGTCACAAGATTTGGATCACTCATACCAAACACTTGAAAATCAAGTTAAAGCCAAAACTAAAGAGCTTCGCCGCGCTAACCGCGATTTAAACTTCTTGTACAACCTAGAGCAAACGCTATTTAACAGTACTTTAAATGAGGAACACCTAGAGCAATCACTTAAGCTGCTCTGCGAAACCTTAGGTATTAAGGGTGCCAAGCTGTACATCGATAAATTGGACATTGAGGTTGAATTACACCAACAAAATGTTCAGTTTGAAGAGCCAATATCCTTGCAGCTCAATCAAGAACAATATGGCTCTCTGCAGCTGCCGTTAGTGCCCGAAGATAGAGCTGCCATTGTTACAAGTTACTGCCGCACTATCACTAAAGTGCTGCGTTTCGAACAGAGCTTATTACAAAAGCAAAAACTGTTGTTAATGGAAGAGCGCGCTACGATTGCTCGCGAGTTACACGATTCTTTAGCACAGTCTTTATCTTACTTAAAAATTCAAACTAGCCTGTTACAAAGGCAACTTAAGCAAAGCCCTTGCGATTGCCAACAAAGCTTTGAAATTAGCGAAGAAATACAATCAGTATTAAGCGCCGCCTACATCCAGTTACGAGAGTTGCTATCCACCTTCAGATTAACCATTAAAAACGCCCTATTGGTTGAATCACTTCAAGTGTTGGTAGACGAATTAAATACCCAGCACTCTCAAGTAATAGAGCTTGAGACCAATATATCCAACGATATGGTGGAAGCAGATAAGCAAATTCACATAATACAAATTGTTCGAGAAGCGATCATAAACGCTCTAAAACATGCTGACTGTGATAAAATTTGGGTTAAATGTATTGGTGACTCTGAGCTTATTTCTGTTGAAATAGCGGATAATGGCTTACAGGGTGGCAAACTAAAACAAGTTAATGACCATTACGGACTGCAGATTATGCAAGAACGAGCTCAGCGACTAGATGGAGATATTCGCTTTGAGCAATCGTTGTCCGGTGGTGTTTCGGTAAAACTAACCTTTCCTAGAAAGAGTAATTAAGGATCCTGCAAGCTATGAGCGACCCAATCAACATTCTTGTTGTAGATGACCACCCTTTAATGCGTAAAGGCATTGTGCAGTTTTTAAGCATTGAACCTGAGTTTAACGTAGTTGCTGAAGCTGGCAGTGGTGCTCAAGCTGTGGAGCTTTGTAGTGAGCTAGAACCCGATGTAGTGCTATTAGACTTAAACATGAAAGGATTATCAGGTTTAGATACATTAAAACTACTTCGTGAGAAACAAGTAAGCTCTACCATCATTATCCTCACCGTATCAGATTCGAAACAAGACGTTATTAAGCTTATTAACGCAGGTGCAGACGGTTACTTGCTTAAAGACATGGAACCAGAGCAGCTGCACGAGCAATTAAAACAGGCAGCCGCGGGCAAACAAGTATTAAGTGAAGAGCTTGTCCCCTTCCTTAGCTGCTTGCACGAAACCGACGAGTTTGCTGAAAAACTAGGAACAGTCACCAAGCGTGAATTACAAACGCTTAACGAAATAGCCAAAGGTGCCAGCAACCGCGAAGTAGCGTCTACTTTAAAAATTACCGAAGGTACGGTTAAAGTTCACGTGAAAAGTCTACTTCGTAAATTGAATGCTAAATCGCGAGTTGAATTAACCGTGATGTATCTTGAACATATAGCGTAAACGCATGAATAACACGCTACTGATGGGCGAAGCCAGTTGCCTTATTCTGGCAATGAGCTTCGCGATAAGAGCGATGTTTTTACATGCTAAACGCCATCAAGATTGGTTCAATCCTCTGCGGATCTTCTTCAAGCCCGTCAACAATCTAAATGCCGATGAGTACTCATTAATTAGATGGGCAGTTTACGCACTAGTAGCGTGTGTAAGCTTAGATGTTGTTAGACACATGATATAAAAAAGCGGCTTTACGCCGCTTTTTTATTAACGCTTTTGCTTAAATTGCTTGTTAGTGAATCGAGTGGCTGCAAAGTTACTGTTTTTCGCCCCTTTATAACCGCGGTTTCCTGCCCCACGACTTCCCCGCTTACTGTCTGCCGGCACCAAATGGTGTAAGCCACCACCAATTAACTTGGTAAGGCCCATATTGGTTAAGCCTTCGCGGATGATTGGCCAATTCTTCTCATCATGGTAACGAAGCAAGGCCTTATGTAAGCGGCGTTGACGCCCTTTCTTGGCTACCGATACTCGTTCACTGGTATGGCTAACCTTATGCAGCGGATTTCGCTCGGTGTGATACATAGTCGTTGCGTTGGCTAAAGGCGATGGATAGAAGTTCTGCACTTGGTCCAATCGAAACTTATTCTTCTTCAACCACAATGCCAGTGTCACCATGTCTTCATCTTTAGTGCCTGGATGCGCCGAGATAAAATAAGGGATCAAGTACTGCTTTTTACCGGCTTCTTTCGAGTATTTATCAAACAGCTCTTTAAACTTATGATAAGTGCCCATACCCGGCTTCATCATCTTAGATAATGGGCCTTCCTCAGTATGCTCTGGCGCAATTTTTAGGTAGCCGCCAACGTGGTGTAAGGCGAGCTCCTTAACGTAACGAGGGTCTTCAATGGCAAGGTCGTAACGCACACCAGAAGCAATTAGAATCTTTTTTATCCCTTCCACCTTTCGCGCCCTACGATACAGGTCAATGGTTGGCGTATGGTCAGTATCCATGTGGTGACAAATAGTCGGATAAACACAAGACAAGCGGCGACAAGTTTCTTCGGCTTTTGGGCTTTTACAATTTAGTCGATACATATTGGCCGTTGGGCCACCTAAATCAGAAATAACGCCTGTAAATCCAGGAACTTGATCTCTGATCTGCTCGATCTCGTTGATGATGGAATCTTCTGAGCGACTTTGAATAATTCGCCCTTCGTGCTCGGTAATTGAACAGAAAGTACAACCACCATAACAACCACGCATGATGTTAATTGAAAACTTAATCATGTCGTAGGCAGGGATCTTAGCTTTGCCGTAACTTGGGTGCGGCACACGCTGGTAAGGCAAACCAAACACACCATCCATATCTTCAGTGCTTAACGGCAACGCAGGTGGGTTAAGCCAAACAATTCTATCACCATGGCGCTGAGCTAATGCTCGGGCACAGCCTGGGTTAGTTTCTAAGTGGAAAATCCGGGAAGCATGGGCGTAAAGCACTTGGTTAACTTTAACTTGCTCAAACGCCGGCAAATTAATATATACGTTTTCCCAAGGGCGCTTCTTTTCCAATTGCACAACAATCGGTTTAGCTTGCTCGGCTTCTTTGGGGTCAACTGTCTCGGCCTCTTTAGTCGAACAGCTTTCCTCTATTTCGGCATACGGGCTAGGAATAGGGTCAATTTTTCCAGGCTTATCTAGATGGCTTGAATCTAAGCCACTCCAGCCGGGCAACGCTTCTTTACGAATAATCGCCGTTCCACGAACATCATTTAGTTCGCTAATTGCCTCACCTTGGCTAAGGCGGTGTGCGACTTCTACCAGAGGACGCTCAGCATTCCCGTAGATAAGCAGCTCTGCTTTTGCATCAAACAGTACCGAACGACGCACTTTATCGGACCAGTAATCATAGTGGGCAATACGGCGTAAGCTTGCTTCTATTCCGCCAAGTACCACTGGCACATCTTTGTAGGCTTCTTTACAGCGTTGTGAGTATACAATTACGGCGCGATCGGGGCGTTTACCCCCTTCATTATTTGGCGTATAAGCATCGTCATGACGTAGCTTTCTGTCTGCTGTGTAGCGGTTGATCATCGAATCCATGTTGCCAGCAGTTACCCCAAAAAATAAATTGGGCTTGCCTAGTTTCATAAAGGCATCTTTGCTGGTCCACTCCGGCTGAGCAATAATCCCAACTCTGAAGCCTTTGGCCTCTAACATACGGCCAATAACTGCCATGCCAAAGCTAGGGTGATCAACGTAAGCGTCACCGGTTACCAAAATAATGTCACAGCTATCCCAACCTAAGGTTTTCATTTCTTTACGTGACATAGGTAAGAATGGCGCAGCAGCACGCTGACGATTCACGCAAGTTTCAGGTTTAAATAGAGTTGGCGCAGTTTGCATAAAAATTGGTCTCGTAAAATCAAGCGCGACATTATATACGTTATTTTAGTTGCTAGGAAACGGATTAACAGCAAGTTAACAATTACACGCTCTAGCTCTGTCAACTCGCTAGCTAAATGACCACAAATAACCTAAAATTTCTTTTAGTATTTAGCGAGTTACTTATTGAAGAAGCATATGGAATTGCAGCGGCCTAGCGCTCACCTACTTTTAATACTTTTTGTAAGCCAACTGCTTTTTGCCTGTGCCCAGCGCCCATCTGACGAGCTAATTCAACAATATAAGCAGCCAAGCTACACCATTAAGCCCGGTGTCGAGTCCGAAAATCAATTCAAAGTAAATCAAATTACCCAATATCAACCAGGTAAAAATGGCATTGCGGTTCTGTCTGATGGCATAAGTGCCTTTGCCGCTAGAATTGCGTTAATTGAAGAAGCGCAACTAAGCATTGATGCGCAGTATTACATGATTAAAGAAGACATGACGGGAGCCATTTTTCTCGGTAACTTAATTGGGGCTGCTGACCGAGGGGTACGGGTTCGCCTGCTAATTGACGACATTAATACCTCCAATTACGACGATGTTCTCAAAGCCATGGCCTTGCATGACAATATCGAAGTAAGGGTCTTCAACCCATTTTACGACCGCACCTTTAGAGCAACAAACATGGTGGGCGACTTTGAGCGTTTAAATAGCCGCATGCACAATAAATCGCTAACTATTGATGGCCTAATTACTGTAGTAGGCGGACGCAATATCGGCGATGAATACTTTAGCGCTAAAGATGATCTAGAGTTCTCTGATATCGATGCCATTGCCTTAGGGCCGATAGTCGATGAAGTAAATCAAGCCTTTGATCTCTATTGGAATAACATTCGAAGCTACCCCATTGAATCCTTAAATACCAAGCAAATAGATATACAAGCTCAATATCGCCGTTTAGAACAACAGATTTTTAAAAACAGTGTTAAGTCCTTTGTAGTTGCTCATTTGCGTTACGCAAAATTAATCGAAGATAAAACCTTTCGCGATTATCTATATTGGTGTGACGGCAGGCTACTAGTTGATCATCCCAATAAAGATGGCGACTTTGCTAGTGACGTATCTACAAATTTAGCCCGTGTACTTGAGCAGTCAGAGCAAAGTATTTTACTTAGTTCTCCTTATTTTGTGCCCGGCGAAGAAGGTACCTCAGGTTTAATAGAACTTGCCCACAAAGGCATAGACGTAAGTGTGATTACCAATTCGCTTGCAGCAACCGATGTTGCAGCCGTTCACTCTGGTTACAAAAAGTATCGCAAACGCTTGGTAGAAGGGAATGTATTTCTTTATGAAGTAAAACCGGATGCAAAGCAAAAACAACGTTTAGCTTTTTTTGGTAAAGGTGCCTCTAGGGCAAGTTTGCATAGCAAAGTTTTTGTAATTGATGAAGAAAAGCTCTTTATTGGCTCTTTTAATTGGGATCCACGCTCTATCAATCTAAATACCGAAATGGGCTTGTTACTCACCTGCCCCAATTTGGCATACCTAGTGTTTAACGCAGTGCATGACGAACTGCCATTTAAAAGCTATTTGCTAGAGCTAGATGACAAGCAACAATTAGAGTGGGTAGAAACGTTTAGGGAGCAAGCTGAAACACGCTACGATAGTGAGCCTAAAGCCAGCGCATGGCGAAAGTTTCAAGCTTGGATAGTTGGTCTTCTACCAATAGAAGACCAACTCTAGCAGGCTTAGTGATGGTGACCACAGCCACCAGCAGCGTGAACATGGCCGTGAGCTAACTCTTCTTCAGTCGCTTTACGAACTTCGGTCACTTCAATTGAGAAAGCCAAATCGATTCCGGCTAATGGGTGGTTGCCATCAACAATTACTTCGTCTTCTTCCATGCCGATAATAATTACTGATTGCTCACCTTCGTCGGTAGTAGCGCGAAACTGCATGCCTACTTCTACTTCAACATCACCAAACATACTCTTTGGCACAGCTTGAACAAGGTTATCGTTACGCTCGCCATAAGCATCTTCGGCAGCAATGTCTGCATCAAACTTGTCGCCAACCTGCTTGCCAACTAGCGCTTGCTCTAAGCCAGGTACTAACTGACCATGGCCAACAATAATTGCCAAAGGCTCTTTGCCTTCGGAAGTATCAAGTTGTTCGCCATTAGCGGTTACAGTGTATTCAAAAACGGCAACGTCGTCTTTTGCAATGATCATTCAAGATTCCTTGGTTAAAAATAATGCAGAACTCTGCTAACAGGGCAATTCTAAAGCTTCAGAAACAAAATTACTATCTAGGATTCATTTATCAAAATAGTGCTAACTGGCAACTTGCGGCTCTTTGAAACCTTGTAAATGTGTTCAGTTTGATAAGAAACAAGCTATCGGAAATTCCCACTAAAGATATGAATTCATACCGCTTACCAAACACAGCCATGAAGTTATAGACTCAAGAGCACCCAATCTGAATAAGCTCTTTTGTCTAATGGCGACCACACTCTTTAGTGACTAAAAAAGGGGCTCACAAGCCCCCTTTTCATAACCGTTACTGCAATGTTGGCTTAGGCGTGAGCCGTTTGCGCTGCCACATCCATTTCAGCACGCGCGCGGGTCATGTAAGACTTCATCAGCAAAGACGCGATTAGGGCGATAACAAATACACCAGCAAAAATGTAAAGCGTCATCTCGTAGCTGCCAGTTGTTGTTTTAACGTAAGCTGCGATCTGTGGGCCAGCCAAACCAGCCAGCGCCCACGCGGTAAGCACATAGCCGTGAATCGCACTCAGCTCCTTAGTACCGAATAGATCTCCAATAAAGGCAGGCAGCGTTGCAAAGCCGCCTCCGTAGCAAGTTAGAATAGTGTATAGAACAACCTGGAACAAAATGATGCTGGTAATGTTTGGCAGCAAACAGAAGGCAACAATCTGAATTAAAAAGAAAATCATATAGGTATTTGGGCGACCAAGTACATCGGATAATGAAGCCCAAGCAATTCGACCAAGTCCATTAAACAGCGACATTAGACCAACCACACCAGCAGCTTCCGCCGGGCTTAATCCAATACTCTCTTGAGCCAAGGGTGAGGCCGCGTAAATAACCGCAATGCCACAGGAAATGTTAATAAACATCATCACCCACAAGCCATAAAAGGGACCAGTTTTAACCGCTTCGTTAGCTGTTAGTTGGGTTAAATCCTCTAAAACTTTCTTTTCACCTGACTCAACCGCAGCCTTCATTGCATCTGGCATCCAACCCTGTGGTGGCCGCTCTAAATAAGACGCAGAAGCAAACATGATAACTAGATATACAACTCCGGTGATCCACCAAGTGTAAGCAATACCATTGCCCTCAACGGTAAAGGTTTCAATAATAAAGTTAAACACCGGGCCTGCTACCATAGCGCCAAAGCCAAAGCCCATAATCGCTAAGCCAGTGGCAAGACCACGACGATCCGGGAACCACTTAACGAGGGTAGATACGGGAGTAATATATCCAATCCCTAAACCTATACCGCCTAACACACCATAGCCGAGCCAAATTAGATAAAGGTTTTGAATATAGGCGCCAAAACCCGCAATTAACAAGCCTCCACCGAAAAACGTAGCTGCGAGCATACCGGCTTTGCGCGGACCATTCTTTTCTACGAAGTGCCCCATAATCGCTGCGGATAAGCCGAGGAAGAAAATCGCAAAGCTGAAGGTCCAAGCAATTTCATTGTTGGTCGCTGACTCCAACAGCTGACCTAGGGGTTTCTTAAATACGCTGAACGCGTATACCGAGCCGATAGAGGCATGTAGCCCAACGGCCGATGCTGCGATAAGCCAACGGTTTTTCATTACCTACTCCTTGTAAGAACATTAAATCCATTTATTGTCCTTATACTGTAGAACGCTAGATCTGAAGCATTTTTGACCTAAATCAGTTCAATTTACAGTCAAGTGCTTATTCAAGTCAGCTTAGTGACACAGTTCAAAAAACAGTCTTTGGCAAATGATAATATTACCAACAAGATCAATCGAACCTCACAATAAGAATAAAAACCTTTGCCACACCAAAACCACGAAATAAACACGCACCACAGTTAGTGAATAATCATGCGCGTAAATGACGTGGTTTTCTCTCCTTAATCTTGGCTAACTATTTGTTCTTTTGTTAATTCTATCTAGTCTTCCACTGGGGAGAAAAAGCAGAGTTAGAGCTAATTTTATGGTCTCTAGACCAAAGCAAACCGCGTTTAACAGGCATTTATCAGCGCCGCCAAATTTTGCAGCCATACAACTAACCAAAAACAACGAATAGTTCTGGCAACTTTTATCTAAAAATAAAAAGAGTACACTGTAGCCTTTGAAAAATGCTGTTGGTTACTCCATGGATCTGTCTACCCTACTCATCTTTATCCCTACCTTCTTCTTCGTTTCTATTACACCTGGCATGTGTATGACGCTAGCGATGACTTTAGGCATGACCATTGGGCTGCGCCGTACCTTTTGGATGATGCTAGGTGAAATGATAGGAGTAGGCATAGTTGCGGTGCTTGCAGTACTTGGTGTTGCTGCAATTATGCTGCGTTACCCAGACGTGTTTACCTTGTTAAAATGGTTTGGCGGCAGCTATCTTGGTTACTTAGGGATCCAAATGTGGCGCTCTCGCGGAAAGATGGCCATACCCGAAAAAATTGAACAGCAAGCGCAAATTAGCCCTTGGCAATTAGCCACACAGGGGCTGGTAACAGCAATAGCCAATCCTAAAGGTTGGGCCTTTATGATTTCACTGTTACCGCCTTTCATCCAAGCGGACAAAGCCCTTCCCCTGCAACTGAGTGTATTGGTGGGCATAATTCTAATTTCT
Coding sequences within it:
- a CDS encoding L-lactate MFS transporter codes for the protein MKNRWLIAASAVGLHASIGSVYAFSVFKKPLGQLLESATNNEIAWTFSFAIFFLGLSAAIMGHFVEKNGPRKAGMLAATFFGGGLLIAGFGAYIQNLYLIWLGYGVLGGIGLGIGYITPVSTLVKWFPDRRGLATGLAIMGFGFGAMVAGPVFNFIIETFTVEGNGIAYTWWITGVVYLVIMFASASYLERPPQGWMPDAMKAAVESGEKKVLEDLTQLTANEAVKTGPFYGLWVMMFINISCGIAVIYAASPLAQESIGLSPAEAAGVVGLMSLFNGLGRIAWASLSDVLGRPNTYMIFFLIQIVAFCLLPNITSIILFQVVLYTILTCYGGGFATLPAFIGDLFGTKELSAIHGYVLTAWALAGLAGPQIAAYVKTTTGSYEMTLYIFAGVFVIALIASLLMKSYMTRARAEMDVAAQTAHA
- a CDS encoding LysE family translocator codes for the protein MDLSTLLIFIPTFFFVSITPGMCMTLAMTLGMTIGLRRTFWMMLGEMIGVGIVAVLAVLGVAAIMLRYPDVFTLLKWFGGSYLGYLGIQMWRSRGKMAIPEKIEQQAQISPWQLATQGLVTAIANPKGWAFMISLLPPFIQADKALPLQLSVLVGIILISEFVCMTLYATGGKTLRLFLNKSGNVRLLNRISGTLMIGVGIWLVST